CCTGTGTAAAACACCAATCGGGTTCTGTTTTCTAATAAATCATAATTTATTTTATCAGGTGTATCTCCTGGTTTATGATAATCATCATGGGTACCATTAAAATAAAAGATAATTGGAATATTATTTTTTACAAAATTGTAATGGTCACTTCTGTAGTAAAATCTGTTAGGATCATTCTCGTCGTTATACGTATAATCTAACTCAACATTCATGTACTTTTTATTTACTTCTTCTGAAATTGTGTGTAAATCTGTACTTAGCTTATCAGAACCAATTAAATAGATATAATTACGATCACCTTCTCTTTTCGGGTCAATGCGGCCAATCATATCTATATTTAAATCCGCTACAGTTTCATTCAAAGGAAAAATAGGATCAATATCCGTATAGTATTGAGAACCTAATAGGCCTTTTTCTTCTCCGGTTACATGTAAAAAAACAACAGATCTCTTTGGACCATGACCAGCATCTGCCGCTTTTTTAAAGGCTTTTGCTATTTCTAATAATGCTACTGTACCTGAACCATCATCATCAGCTCCATTGTTTATTTCACCATCGGCACTAATCCCAATATGATCTAAATGCGAGGAAAATACTAAATATTCATTAGGTTTTTCGGTACCTTTAATAAAAGCAACTACGTTTTCAGAATCTACATCCTCATCTGTGCTTTTAACCGACAATTCAATTTTTTTCGAGATGGTTTTACTGGTGTTTTCGTCAGCTATTGTTGGTAAAAGGTTTTTTGCAAAATCCGCATTGATAAAAAAGTTAAAAAAAGCATTTGGATCCTCTACTTTTAGACCCATTCTACCGCTGTCGTTTTTTTGCATATAATCAAAACGATTCTTATACCGACCAAAATTATTTTCATCGTAGTACAATACGCCTTTTGCACCGTTGTTTTTCGCCGCTTCAAAACGTTTTCCTACAGATTCGGACATGTTACTCCAAACAGATTTCTCGTCACTTCCAGAAATCATATAGGTACCGTCAGAATTCATTGGCTCCCCGGCTTTGATTAAAACTAATTTGCCTTTTACATCTATATTTTTATAATCTGAATAGTTTTCGTCTTCGATACCATAAGCGGCATATACAAGCTCGTTATAGCTACCTTCTGCGGCAGAAAAAGTTAAAAGACCTTCACCATTTTCAAAAGATTTGCCATCCACCAAAATACCACCTTTAGGTAATTTACTTAATTTTAAGGGTACTTTTTGAATGTAGTCACCATCGGCTTTGGCTGCTGCAATGCCTAATTTTTTATATTCATTCGCTAGGTATTCTACTGCTTTTTTCTGACCAGGCTCACCAGTTTCTCTTCCTTCAAATTCATCAGAAGCATATATATAAAGGTGTTCTTTAAGTTCAGCTTCTGTAATGGTCTCTGCATATGCCGAAGGATCAACGATTTCCATTTTTGTGTCCGACGTAGCCTCACTGACTGTTTTTTGAGAAGAATTACAAGCCATAGCTAGTAATGATGCAAATAGTACTATTTTTTTCATTTCTGTTTTAATTATAATTTGTATTTTCAAAAATAGTTAAAACTAAGTACTTTCAAACTAAAAATTCTAAAATGTGTCTTTTAGTTTTTGGCATATCTTGAGGGTGATTTGCTTTTTAATGTTTTAAACTGTCGATTAAAATTTGAAACTGAATTGAAGCCCGAAGCCATGGCTATATTTTCTATCGTATTATCGGTAGTGTTTTCAAGTAGTTGACAGGCATGCTCAATTCTAAATTGAATTAAAAACTGAAAGAAAGTTTTATTGGTTCGCTGTTTAAAAAAGCGACAAAAGGCATTGGGAGTCATATAGATAAGGTCAGCTACATCATTTAAACCAATTTGATTTTGAAAATTCTGAATCACGTAGTCAAAGACCACTTGCATACGTTTTCCTTCTATATCCGTAATTTTTTTCAAGGCCTTGAATTCACTTAACCGAATGCTTTTGGCATTTAAAATGAGTTGAATAATTTGGAAGAACTGTATCAACCGGGATAGCTTATCTGACCTAACCATAGCCTCTATTAATTCATATAACGGTCTTGTGTTTGTAATGACCTTAAAATTTAGCTCGGTCTTAGAAAAAAACTGTTTTAATGGCGCTAATTCAGGAATACTCGCATAGCAATCTTCGAACGACTTTCGGGTAAAAAAGAGTGAAATCATATGGATCCCAGAACTATTTTCGGAACTTTTAAATACATGTGGGTGATTACTTCCGATACAAAATAGGGCTCCTTCTTTAAAAGAATGTGCACTATCTGCAATAATTAACTTTCCTTTTCCTTTTTTAATATAGCTGATTTGTATTTCTTCATGCTGATGCAATTTGCTGTAAAATTCGGATGTTTTATCTACCTGAACAGTGATACTTTCATGTGTTTTTTTGGCTATTTTAAACGGTCGAGCTTTAACCATAAATGTATTTATATGACGCAGATTAACTTTAAAACTGGTAAATATCCTAAAAATAAGGTAATATATGCATATATCTGGTTAAAATAGAAGCATAACAAATTTTGATAACAGCTTATATTTGGCTTATAAAAATAAGTATTGATGAAAATAAACTGGGAAGGCGTTCTGCCAGCTGTCACAACTAAGTTCACAAAAGACGATACATTAGACATGAACATGTTTAATGTAAATATAGAAGCACAGTTACAGGCGGGAGTAAACGGAATTATTTTGGGAGGAACGCTTGGGGAAGCAAGTACCTTAACCGATGGAGAAAAAAAGACTTTAATTAAAGAAACCGTTCGCATGGTTGATGGTAAAGTTCCGGTCATTATAAATATTGCGGAACAAACAACGACTAGCGCTATTGATGCCGCACATAAAGCAGAGAAGTATGGTGCTCATGGGATAATGATGTTGCCACCCATGCGGTATAAAGCTACCGATTTTGAAACGCTAAGGTATTTCAAGAAAATAGCTTCAAGTACCGATTTACCCATAATGATTTATAATAACCCTGTAGATTATAAAATTGAGGTAACTTTAGATATGTTTGAAGAACTTCTAAAACATGAGAATATCCAAGCGGTAAAAGAATCTACAAGAGATGTAACGAACATCATCCGTATTAAAAATAGATTTGGTAATCGCTTACGAATCCTCTGTGGTGTGGATACCTTAGCCTTAGAAACCATGATTACAGGAGCCGATGGTTGGGTGGCTGGTTTGGTGTGTGCATTTCCCAAAGAAACTGTTGCTATTTACAAATTGGTTCAAGCAGGTAGAATTGCAGAAGCTTTGGAAATTTACCGATGGTTTATGCCTATTTTAGAATTAGATATAAGCCCACAATTGGTGCAAAATATTAAATTAGCGGAGGTAGCGACAGGAATCGGGACCGAATTTGTGCGTGAACCAAGATTGCCCTTACAAGGTGAAGAGCGTATTCGTGTTCAAAAAATAATTAATGAAGGCCTTAAAACTAGACCCAAGTTGCCAATTTTGTAAAGATTTTGTGCTGAGTTTAGGATGAACTTTTACTTAATTTTCTAGTTTTTTACATAATTTTTCGTGAAGTTAGCTAGCACTTAAGTAAAAATAATAGAGACCATAAAGTGCATCCGCTAAGCATTCAGGAAACTTATTTTTTCATCCATCAACTTTGCTAATTTTTAAAAAAACTAAAAGAATGATTTCAGGAAAAAATTATATTGGAAATAACCTCTCTGGCTTAAATTCAAAAACCTATACCACCTTCAATCCACAACTAAACCAAGCAAATAAGGAACAATTTTATGAGGCCACACCTAAAGAAATAAACGAAGCTGTTTTGTTAGCTACCGTTGCTTTTGAAAGCTATAAAAAAATAGCAGGATCTAAAAAAGCAGAATTTTTAAATAGTATTGCCGATGAAATTTTAGCTTTAGGTGATTTGTTAATTGAAACCTATTGCAAAGAATCAGGTTTACCTGAAGCAAGAGCAAATGGAGAAAGAGCTAGGACTATTGGACAATTGCGATCTTTTGCAAACCTAGTGGAAGAAGGTTCTTGGGTAGAGGCTACAATCGATACTGCTCAAGCCCTTAGAGAACCTGCTCCAAAACCAGACCTACGTAAAATGATGCTGCCTTTGGGGCCTGTAGTTGTATTTGGTGCCAGTAATTTTCCTTTAGCCTATTCAACCGCTGGAGGTGATACGGCTGCCGCTTTGGCGGCTGGTTGTCCCGTGATTGTAAAAAGTCATCCCATGCATGCTGGTACGGGCGAGTTAGTAGCTTCTGCCATCATAAAAGCTGCTGAAAAAACAGGAATGCCAAACGGTGTTTTCTCTAATTTGAATAGTAGCGGTATTGATGTTGGTGTGCAATTAGTGCAACATCCTCAAGTAAAAGCCGTAGGATTTACTGGCAGTATTACCGGTGGTAGGGCTTTGTTTGATGAAGCGGTTAAGCGTGATGAACCTATCCCAGTTTTTGCGGAAATGGGAAGTATAAATCCAGTAGTTATCTTACCAAGAGCTCTAGAAGTAGATAGTGAAAAATGGGCAAAGACCTATGCGGGATCTATTACGCTTGGAGCTGGTCAATTTTGTACCAACCCAGGTTTACTATTAGGAATAAAAAGTGCTATGCTAAGCAGTTTTATTCAGCGTTTATCCCAAGAAATTGTGAAAATAGATCCTACTTGTATGCTGCATCCCAATATTTATGAATCGTACAAAAAAAACAAGCAAACTTCATTTTCGCAGTCAGGGGTTGAAGTGGTGGCAGATTATAGTCCCACGGTAAACAATAACTACGCGAAACAAGCAGTGGTAAGCGTTGATGGTGCTACTTTTTTAAAAAATACAACGCTACATCATGAGGTTTTTGGTCCTTATTCATTGGTGGTACAATGTGATCATGCTAAAGAATTAGAACTCATTATAGCGACATTAGAAGGACAGTTAACGGGTACCATACTAACCGATACTATTGAAGCTAAAGACTACACAGATGTTATTAGTGCATTGAGTAATAGGGTAGGGCGTATCATTTTTAATGGCGTCCCTACAGGTGTTGAAGTTTGCCCGTCCATGCAACACGGTGGGCCTTATCCTGCCTCTACTGATAGTCGATTTACGGCGGTAGGGGTTCATAGCATCAAAAGATGGATTCGACCATTTTCCTTCCAAGATTGGCCTAATGAATTATTACCACAAGAATTACAGAACGAAAATCCACTACAAATTAGTAGATTAGTCAATGGAAATCACACAAGGAATAAAATATGAATTTGAAATTTGATATCTTAATTTGCTGGTTCCTGTTAGGCCTTTTTATTTCTTGTAAAAACTCTAGCAGAGAAACTTGTGACGGATCCACAGCAACACTTGAAACTTTGATAAAGTCGTACGAGGAGCGTGAAAGCTATGACAAAAAAGCGTATCCTTTAGGCTTGTTTACGGAAGAATATTATAAATCCGAAGCCTCTTATGCCGAAGATCAGATGCAGTATTTTGGCTGTATAGCAATGGATGAGCTTAGCGATACCGAACAGATATCGGCGCAGCTTTTAAAGTTTGTTTTACAAGATAAAATCAACTTCTATAGGTTTGAACAGTATTTAAATCCTTTACTTTCTGATGCTGGCTTTCATTCTAATTTAAACTACATCGTTCGCCCATTAACCAATTATGATCAGGTTAAGGCGTATTTACAGAAACTCAACGCTGTACCAGACTTTGTTGATCAGCATTTTATCAATCTAAGAAAAGGTTTGGAAAAAGGCGTTTCTCAACCCAAGGTTATTTTTAAGGGATATGAGTCTACCTATGATACACATATTGTAGAAAATTCGGAAGATAGCTTTTTCTTTTCTCCCTTTAATTCTTTACCCAACGAACTCACTGAAGGGCAGAAAGACTCGGTTTTAGCTGCTGCACATGAAGCAATTGCTAAACACGTAATTCCTGAATTTAAGAGAATCAAAGTATTTTTTGAAACAGAATATTTGCCAAAAACAAGAACAAGTCTTGGTGTTTCAGAAACCCCTAATGGCGCAGCTTATTACCAAAATCGAATTAATTTTTATACGACAAGTGAAAGTTATTCTGCTGAGGATATTCACCAAATCGGGCTTAAAGAGGTAGCTCGAATAAAAACCCAAATGGAAAAAATTATTCTTGACCTAGGTTTTGAAGGGAGCTTTGCAGATTTTTTACAATTTTTAAGAACAGATGAACAGTTTTATGCGAAAACGCCGAATGAATTGTTGATGATTGCTCGTGATATAGCCAAAAGAGCAGATGCACAGCTGCCTAAATTTTTTAATAAATTACCCAGAAAACCCTACGGTGTTGCTCCAGTACCAGAGGCCATTGCACCTAAATACACGACGGGACGCTATGTGGGTACGTCTGTAAACAGTACTGATCCTGGCTATTATTGGGTAAACACCTATAATTTACCGAGCAGAACATTGTATACAATGCCTGCGCTTACCGTACACGAAGCA
The sequence above is drawn from the Cellulophaga sp. Hel_I_12 genome and encodes:
- a CDS encoding M28 family peptidase, which translates into the protein MKKIVLFASLLAMACNSSQKTVSEATSDTKMEIVDPSAYAETITEAELKEHLYIYASDEFEGRETGEPGQKKAVEYLANEYKKLGIAAAKADGDYIQKVPLKLSKLPKGGILVDGKSFENGEGLLTFSAAEGSYNELVYAAYGIEDENYSDYKNIDVKGKLVLIKAGEPMNSDGTYMISGSDEKSVWSNMSESVGKRFEAAKNNGAKGVLYYDENNFGRYKNRFDYMQKNDSGRMGLKVEDPNAFFNFFINADFAKNLLPTIADENTSKTISKKIELSVKSTDEDVDSENVVAFIKGTEKPNEYLVFSSHLDHIGISADGEINNGADDDGSGTVALLEIAKAFKKAADAGHGPKRSVVFLHVTGEEKGLLGSQYYTDIDPIFPLNETVADLNIDMIGRIDPKREGDRNYIYLIGSDKLSTDLHTISEEVNKKYMNVELDYTYNDENDPNRFYYRSDHYNFVKNNIPIIFYFNGTHDDYHKPGDTPDKINYDLLENRTRLVFYTGWEVANRADRLVVDKASK
- a CDS encoding AraC family transcriptional regulator; translation: MVKARPFKIAKKTHESITVQVDKTSEFYSKLHQHEEIQISYIKKGKGKLIIADSAHSFKEGALFCIGSNHPHVFKSSENSSGIHMISLFFTRKSFEDCYASIPELAPLKQFFSKTELNFKVITNTRPLYELIEAMVRSDKLSRLIQFFQIIQLILNAKSIRLSEFKALKKITDIEGKRMQVVFDYVIQNFQNQIGLNDVADLIYMTPNAFCRFFKQRTNKTFFQFLIQFRIEHACQLLENTTDNTIENIAMASGFNSVSNFNRQFKTLKSKSPSRYAKN
- a CDS encoding dihydrodipicolinate synthase family protein — its product is MKINWEGVLPAVTTKFTKDDTLDMNMFNVNIEAQLQAGVNGIILGGTLGEASTLTDGEKKTLIKETVRMVDGKVPVIINIAEQTTTSAIDAAHKAEKYGAHGIMMLPPMRYKATDFETLRYFKKIASSTDLPIMIYNNPVDYKIEVTLDMFEELLKHENIQAVKESTRDVTNIIRIKNRFGNRLRILCGVDTLALETMITGADGWVAGLVCAFPKETVAIYKLVQAGRIAEALEIYRWFMPILELDISPQLVQNIKLAEVATGIGTEFVREPRLPLQGEERIRVQKIINEGLKTRPKLPIL
- a CDS encoding aldehyde dehydrogenase (NADP(+)), encoding MISGKNYIGNNLSGLNSKTYTTFNPQLNQANKEQFYEATPKEINEAVLLATVAFESYKKIAGSKKAEFLNSIADEILALGDLLIETYCKESGLPEARANGERARTIGQLRSFANLVEEGSWVEATIDTAQALREPAPKPDLRKMMLPLGPVVVFGASNFPLAYSTAGGDTAAALAAGCPVIVKSHPMHAGTGELVASAIIKAAEKTGMPNGVFSNLNSSGIDVGVQLVQHPQVKAVGFTGSITGGRALFDEAVKRDEPIPVFAEMGSINPVVILPRALEVDSEKWAKTYAGSITLGAGQFCTNPGLLLGIKSAMLSSFIQRLSQEIVKIDPTCMLHPNIYESYKKNKQTSFSQSGVEVVADYSPTVNNNYAKQAVVSVDGATFLKNTTLHHEVFGPYSLVVQCDHAKELELIIATLEGQLTGTILTDTIEAKDYTDVISALSNRVGRIIFNGVPTGVEVCPSMQHGGPYPASTDSRFTAVGVHSIKRWIRPFSFQDWPNELLPQELQNENPLQISRLVNGNHTRNKI
- a CDS encoding DUF885 family protein, which produces MNLKFDILICWFLLGLFISCKNSSRETCDGSTATLETLIKSYEERESYDKKAYPLGLFTEEYYKSEASYAEDQMQYFGCIAMDELSDTEQISAQLLKFVLQDKINFYRFEQYLNPLLSDAGFHSNLNYIVRPLTNYDQVKAYLQKLNAVPDFVDQHFINLRKGLEKGVSQPKVIFKGYESTYDTHIVENSEDSFFFSPFNSLPNELTEGQKDSVLAAAHEAIAKHVIPEFKRIKVFFETEYLPKTRTSLGVSETPNGAAYYQNRINFYTTSESYSAEDIHQIGLKEVARIKTQMEKIILDLGFEGSFADFLQFLRTDEQFYAKTPNELLMIARDIAKRADAQLPKFFNKLPRKPYGVAPVPEAIAPKYTTGRYVGTSVNSTDPGYYWVNTYNLPSRTLYTMPALTVHEAVPGHHLQGSLNNELGDSIPQFRRNLYLSAYGEGWGLYSEFLAEEMGLYTTPYEHFGKLTYEMWRACRLVVDTGIHAKGWSRPQVVGYMTENTALSLHEINTETDRYISWPGQALSYKIGELKIRELRVLAEKELVEKFNIREFHEIILGQGTVTLAILEKRVTDYIKKVKNG